The following proteins come from a genomic window of Amphiura filiformis chromosome 16, Afil_fr2py, whole genome shotgun sequence:
- the LOC140136579 gene encoding uncharacterized protein, which translates to MPVPVSHKDALQPDAVIYQSITSNQRTMMISGQEITTTCQHKVATLVNTLKRATEECALVKVEMACYLTTLCDHHAKLEEMSRDGHHTKRELILLFCAQEKVSQRYFRARDQFKKHIELPPVPDHMLAMEELVTSEHMDTSTYSDSDEDASSDEDTSSDEESYDDNESCDDEEV; encoded by the exons ATGCCAGTGCCTGTATCGCATAAAGACGCACTACAGCCAGATGCGGTCATTTATCAAAGCATCACTTCAAACCAAAGAACTATGATG ATCAGTGGTCAAGAAATAACTACAACCTGCCAGCACAAAGTGGCCACTTTAGTGAATACCCTCAAGAGGGCTACAGAGGAATGTGCGCTGGTGAAAGTGGAGATGGCATGTTATCTGACAACCCTATGTGACCACCATGCCAAGTTAGAAGAAATGAGCAGAGACGGGCACCACACTAAAAGAGAACTAATCTTGCTCTTTTGTGCTCAAGAAAAAGTGTCACAAAGGTACTTCAGGGCAAGAGACCAATTTAAGAAACATATTGAACTGCCTCCAGTACCAGATCACATGTTAGCAATGGAGGAGCTGGTAACAAGTGAACACATGGACACCTCCACATACAGTGACAGTGATGAAGATGCATCTTCTGATGAAGACACATCTTCTGATGAAGAATCATATGATGACAATGAGTCTTGTGATGATGAGGAGGTATAA